A stretch of the Solanum stenotomum isolate F172 unplaced genomic scaffold, ASM1918654v1 scaffold18271, whole genome shotgun sequence genome encodes the following:
- the LOC125850628 gene encoding SNF1-related protein kinase regulatory subunit beta-1-like, translated as MPTLITWSYGGNNVAIQGSWDNWTSRKILQRSGKDYTVLLVLPSGIYHYKFIVDGEVRYIPELPRVADETGVVFNLLDVNDNVPENLESVAEFEAPPSPDSSYAQALLGDEDFAKEPVAVPPQLHLTVLGSENSEEAPSSPKPQHVVLNHLFIEKGWASQSVVALGLTHRFQSKYVTVVLYKPLKR; from the exons ATGCCTACTTTGATAACATGGAGTTATGGTGGTAATAACGTTGCTATCCAAGGATCTTGGGACAACTGGACATCAAG GAAAATTCTCCAAAGATCAGGCAAGGACTATACCGTTCTCTTGGTCCTTCCATCGGGTATATATCATTACAAATTCATTGTGGATGGAGAAGTTAGATATATTCCAGAACTTCCACGTGTAGCAGATGAGACAGGCGTCGTCTTTAATCTTCTTGATGTTAAT GACAATGTTCCAGAGAACCTCGAAAGTGTTGCAGAGTTTGAGGCCCCGCCATCACCTGACTCTAGCTATGCACAAGCTTTGCTGGGAGATGAGGATTTTGCAAAGGAGCCAGTGGCAGTTCCACCCCAACTTCATCTAACTGTTCTTGGTTCTGAAAACTCAGAAGAAGCACCTTCTTCTCCAAAACCCCAGCACGTAGTACTTAATCACCTCTTTATAGAGAAAGGATGGGCTTCTCAATCCGTTGTTGCTCTTGGTTTAACGCATAGATTCCAGTCCAAATATGTCACCGTTGTCCTCTACAAGCCACTGAAGAGGTGA